Proteins from a genomic interval of Capsicum annuum cultivar UCD-10X-F1 chromosome 4, UCD10Xv1.1, whole genome shotgun sequence:
- the LOC107866818 gene encoding mechanosensitive ion channel protein 8 — translation MEKLRSFKSLSPVHHLHRANSPSHPIEERQNLLKEMGSPAMDNTTDAKESVVKTNNTRETELSSSSSSSKTQLNNNASVDENATNKVYRDSSYDFSNDAVMKRMKDSSKDFDFITESPFSQTSPLSRVEESPNRGALTPREVRVSFNENRTGNGSVRRRSNLSTGPGLQDEVVLCSSSSSFKRKSNLLAGTRTKSRLLDPKEVDERSQKVTMKSGVIGKSSEFDDDDPFSDEDLPEEYKKMKFSLFSVLQLMSLILIIAVFVCSLTIRKFKGRSIFGLALWKWELMVLVLICGRLVSGWGIRLGVFLIERNFVLRKRVLYFVYGLRNSVQNCIWLSLVLIAWQCIFDKKVESITNTKVLRYVSRIWVCLLLGTFIWLLKTLLVKVLATSFHVTAFFDRIQEALFTQYVIETLSGPPLVEIRMEQEEEERVMAEVQKLQSAGATLPPDLKASIFPKRPIGTPRKSTAAATPRSPPVFSRAPSRKEKEEEGGITIDHLHRLNQKNVSAWNMKRLINIVRKGVLSTLDEQLQQSNGDDEAAVEITSEKQAKVAAKKVFINVAKPGSKFIFLEDIMRFMREDEALKTMQLFEGGTEAKGISKRALKNWMVNAFRERRALALSLNDTKTAVNKLHHMLNVLVGVIILVVWLLILKVATTHFLVFMSSQVLLVVFMFGNTAKTTFEAIIFLFVMHPFDVGDRIEIDGVHMVVEEMNILTTVFLRFDNQKIIYPNSVLSTKPISNYYRSPDMGDAIDFCIHISTPMDKIASMKERITRYIENKSEHWYPAPSVVMRDVEDLNRIKWSVWISHTMNFQDMGERWARRALLVEEMVKIFRELDIEYRMLPLDVNVRNMPQLTSSRVPSNWTVCA, via the exons ATGGAAAAGTTAAGGTCATTCAAATCACTGTCCCCTGTTCATCATCTTCATCGTGCTAATTCACCTTCTCACCCAATTGAAGAACGTCAAAATCTGCTAAAAGAGATGGGTTCTCCAGCTATGGATAATACAACTGATGCTAAAGAATCAGTTGTCAAAACAAACAACACCAGAGAAACTGagctctcttcttcttcttcttcttccaaaaCCCAGCTGAATAACAATGCCAGTGTTGATGAGAATGCTACGAATAAAGTATACAGAGATTCCAGTTACGATTTCTCTAACGATGCTGTAATGAAACGTATGAAGGATAGTAGCAAAGATTTCGATTTTATAACGGAATCGCCGTTTTCTCAAACGTCGCCGTTATCTAGGGTTGAAGAGAGTCCTAACCGTGGAGCTCTTACTCCTAGAGAAGTTCGGGTTTCTTTTAATGAGAACCGGACCGGTAATGGATCGGTTCGACGCCGGTCTAATTTGAGTACTGGACCGGGTTTACAAGATGAAGTTGTGTTGTGTAGTTCGAGCTCTTCGTTTAAGAGGAAATCGAATTTGTTAGCGGGAACTAGAACGAAATCAAGGTTATTGGATCCAAAAGAAGTAGATGAGAGGTCACAGAAAGTTACTATGAAATCTGGGGTCATAGGAAAGAGCAGtgaatttgatgatgatgatcctTTTTCGGACGAGGATTTACCGGAGGAGTATAAGAAGATGAAGTTTAGTTTGTTCTCTGTTCTACAATTGAtgagtttgatattgataattgcgGTTTTTGTATGCAGTCTTACTATTAGAAAGTTTAAAGGGAGGAGTATTTTTGGGCTTGCATTGTGGAAATGGGAGTTAATGGTGTTGgtgttgatttgtgggagattGGTTTCGGGTTGGGGGATTAGATTGGGGGTGTTCTTGATTGAAAGGAATTTCGTTTTGAGGAAAAGGGTGTTGTATTTTGTGTATGGATTGAGGAATTCAGTGCAGAATTGTATTTGGTTGAGTTTGGTGTTGATTGCTTGGCAATGTATTTTTGATAAGAAAGTTGAGAGTATTACGAATACGAAGGTGTTAAGGTATGTGTCAAGGATTTGGGTGTGTTTATTGTTGGGAACATTCATTTGGCTGCTGAAGACACTGTTGGTGAAGGTTTTAGCTACGTCGTTTCATGTTACTGCGTTCTTTGATCGGATTCAAGAAGCTTTGTTTACGCAGTATGTGATTGAGACGTTGTCTGGACCGCCTTTGGTTGAGATTAGGATGGAGCAAGAAGAGGAGGAGAGGGTTATGGCTGAGGTGCAGAAGCTTCAGAGTGCTGGTGCTACATTGCCTCCTGATCTTAAGGCTAGTATATTTCCAAAGAGACCGATTGGGACTCCACGGAAGTCTACAGCTGCTGCTACTCCTAGGAGTCCTCCTGTATTTTCGAGAGCTCCGTCTAGaaaggagaaagaagaagagggAGGCATAACCATTGATCATCTACATAGGCTGAATCAGAAGAACGTTTCAGCTTGGAATATGAAAAGGTTGATAAATATTGTTCGTAAAGGTGTGCTGTCAACTTTGGATGAGCAGCTTCAGCAGTCAAATGGTGACGATGAAGCTGCAGTGGAAATTACAAGTGAGAAACAGGCAAAAGTTGCTGCTAAGAAGGTTTTTATTAATGTGGCGAAGCCTGGCTCAAA GTTCATCTTTCTGGAGGATATAATGCGTTTTATGAGAGAAGATGAAGCTTTGAAAACGATGCAGCTCTTTGAAGGTGGAACTGAAGCCAAAGGAATTAGTAAACGCGCTTTGAAAAATTGGATG GTGAATGCATTTAGAGAGCGGAGAGCTCTTGCTTTATCTTTGAACGACACAAAGACTGCTGTGAACAAACTGCATCACATGTTGAACGTCTTAGTAGGGGTTATCATACTAGTCGTCTGGCTTCTTATACTCAAAGTTGCTACCACACATTTCCTCGTCTTTATGAGTTCCCAGGTTCTTCTTGTTGTATTCATGTTTGGAAACACGGCCAAGACAACATTCGAGgcaatcatatttttatttgtgatgcACCCATTTGATGTAGGCGATCGTATTGAAATCGATGGAGTCCAT ATGGTTGTAGAAGAGATGAATATATTGACGACAGTTTTCCTGAGGTTCGATAACCAGAAGATCATATACCCCAATAGTGTCTTGTCTACAAAGCCCATAAGTAACTATTATCGCAGTccagacatgggagatgcaatcgATTTCTGCATTCATATCTCAACTCCTATGGACAAAATTGCATCCATGAAAGAGAGAATAACAAG GTATATTGAGAACAAAAGTGAACATTGGTATCCAGCTCCGTCAGTTGTAATGAGAGATGTTGAAGACTTGAACAGAATAAAGTGGTCGGTATGGATTTCACACACGATGAATTTCCAAGACATGGGAGAGAGATGGGCAAGGAGAGCTCTTTTAGTTGAGGAAATGGTAAAGATATTCAGAGAGCTAGACATCGAATACCGTATGCTCCCTCTCGATGTCAACGTTCGTAATATGCCACAGTTGACGTCAAGCAGAGTCCCTTCTAACTGGACCGTTTGTGCTTAA